A portion of the Halalkalicoccus tibetensis genome contains these proteins:
- a CDS encoding sodium:solute symporter family transporter produces MIDAVALQVIPEGLDIGFKLIPAITVFAMLALFLGVGLFFRVADVDDLWVAGRGIGNIENGMAIGANWMSAASYLGVAATIAVSGYFGLAYLVGWTTGYFILLIFLAAQFRRFGKYTAPDFVADRFYSETGRAIAAVTTIVIAYVYAVSQARGMGLMSMYVFGTSYEVGVVMLMTITIIYVALSGMLGTTKNMAIQYVILIGAFIAGMYAVGFSQGYSTVMPFLEFGTEAAYVSDMIAAEFTEPFANAGYYEWVALAFTLIFGTCGLPHVLVRFYTVDNERTARWSCVWGLFFICLLYWGTAAYAAFGTILFDQTAGLEFPFSGDQGDVVVVLTAQLAGLPEWLVGLVAAGAIAAALATTAGLFVSGSSAAAHDIYTNLYKEDASQREQIIVGRVTIVALGILVTLTGVANVGLIAALVAAAFAIAGNVMFPVFFLGLWWERTTREGALAGMVFGLTVSVVTIVNEFGAQGIGLEEPFVPALAAAIPATSSSLVTVPTVFAIIIGVSLVTDDPPERVKRLVRQCHSPEPMSRMQSAEEVAATDGGEDVSNTQTEN; encoded by the coding sequence ATGATCGACGCCGTGGCGCTACAGGTCATCCCCGAGGGGCTCGACATCGGGTTCAAGCTGATCCCGGCGATCACCGTCTTCGCCATGCTGGCGCTGTTCCTGGGCGTCGGGCTGTTCTTCCGTGTCGCCGACGTCGACGACCTCTGGGTCGCCGGTCGCGGTATCGGGAACATCGAAAACGGGATGGCGATCGGTGCCAACTGGATGAGCGCGGCGAGCTACCTCGGCGTGGCCGCAACGATAGCCGTCTCCGGCTATTTCGGACTGGCGTATCTCGTCGGCTGGACGACGGGCTACTTCATCCTGCTCATCTTCCTGGCCGCGCAGTTCCGCCGGTTCGGGAAGTACACCGCGCCGGACTTCGTCGCCGACCGCTTCTACTCCGAGACCGGCCGCGCGATCGCGGCGGTGACGACGATCGTCATCGCGTACGTCTACGCCGTCAGCCAGGCCCGTGGCATGGGGCTGATGTCGATGTACGTCTTCGGCACCAGCTACGAGGTCGGCGTGGTCATGCTGATGACGATCACGATCATCTACGTCGCGCTCTCGGGAATGTTGGGCACGACGAAGAACATGGCCATCCAGTACGTCATCCTGATCGGAGCGTTCATCGCAGGGATGTACGCCGTCGGCTTCTCGCAGGGCTACTCGACGGTGATGCCGTTCCTCGAGTTCGGCACCGAGGCCGCGTACGTTTCGGACATGATCGCCGCCGAGTTCACCGAGCCCTTCGCCAACGCGGGCTACTACGAATGGGTCGCGCTGGCCTTCACGCTGATCTTCGGGACGTGTGGGCTCCCCCACGTCCTCGTTCGGTTCTACACGGTCGACAACGAGCGCACGGCCCGGTGGTCCTGTGTCTGGGGGCTCTTCTTCATCTGCCTGCTCTACTGGGGCACCGCCGCCTACGCCGCCTTCGGGACCATCCTGTTCGACCAGACGGCCGGCCTGGAGTTCCCGTTCTCGGGAGACCAGGGTGACGTCGTCGTCGTCCTGACGGCTCAACTGGCGGGCCTGCCCGAGTGGCTCGTCGGCCTCGTCGCGGCGGGCGCGATCGCCGCGGCGCTCGCGACGACCGCCGGGCTGTTCGTCTCGGGCTCCTCGGCGGCCGCCCACGACATCTACACGAACCTCTACAAGGAGGACGCGAGCCAGCGCGAGCAGATCATCGTCGGCCGCGTGACGATCGTCGCCCTCGGCATCCTGGTGACGCTGACGGGCGTCGCAAACGTCGGCCTGATCGCGGCGCTGGTCGCGGCGGCCTTCGCGATCGCGGGCAACGTGATGTTCCCCGTCTTCTTCCTCGGGCTGTGGTGGGAGCGCACGACGAGGGAAGGAGCGCTCGCCGGCATGGTCTTCGGGCTGACGGTCTCGGTCGTGACGATCGTCAACGAGTTCGGCGCACAGGGGATCGGGCTCGAGGAGCCGTTCGTCCCCGCGCTCGCGGCCGCGATCCCGGCGACGTCCTCGTCGCTGGTGACCGTGCCGACGGTCTTCGCGATCATCATCGGCGTCTCGCTCGTGACGGACGACCCGCCCGAGCGCGTCAAGCGGCTGGTCCGCCAGTGTCACAGCCCCGAGCCGATGAGCCGGATGCAGAGCGCCGAAGAGGTCGCCGCCACCGACGGCGGCGAGGACGTCTCGAACACCCAGACGGAGAACTGA
- a CDS encoding universal stress protein, which translates to MYDTILVPTDGSDVAELAVERAIDLAETYGATLHTLYVVDTDAMDLSLGTEQVDRIRAGKFGEMEEVERKARDATDRVVERAEESGVPTVEHIAAGRPHTVITSYADEHDADMIVMGSHGRSGVSRVLLGSVAERVLRTTHRPVLVVDARQDD; encoded by the coding sequence ATGTACGACACGATACTCGTCCCGACGGACGGAAGCGACGTCGCGGAACTGGCGGTCGAACGCGCGATCGATCTCGCCGAGACGTACGGCGCGACGCTGCACACGCTGTACGTCGTCGACACCGACGCGATGGACCTCAGCCTCGGCACCGAACAGGTCGATCGCATCCGGGCCGGCAAGTTCGGCGAGATGGAGGAGGTCGAACGGAAGGCCCGCGATGCGACCGACCGTGTCGTCGAGCGCGCCGAGGAAAGCGGCGTTCCGACGGTCGAACATATCGCCGCGGGGCGCCCCCACACCGTGATCACGAGCTACGCCGACGAGCACGACGCCGACATGATCGTCATGGGCTCGCACGGCCGCAGCGGCGTCTCGCGGGTCCTGCTGGGCAGCGTCGCCGAACGGGTCCTGCGGACGACCCACCGACCCGTGCTCGTCGTCGACGCCCGCCAGGACGACTAA
- a CDS encoding DUF4212 domain-containing protein, producing MSTEPDSDDDPAETRPDGGTVQTANYLDTRINLFKPQTPFMRDHLKVVWATFAAWIVIVFGPVTVAAIAPQAADAHRIAGTPTLFMVTAIGIPLGALLLSVFYAWRRDKLDEKYDVQHGQPEPESTEEATAADGGEGAEGSGSSSEPRSDGGETR from the coding sequence ATGTCGACCGAACCCGACTCAGACGACGACCCTGCGGAGACCAGACCCGACGGCGGGACCGTCCAGACGGCCAACTACTTGGACACGCGGATCAACCTGTTCAAGCCCCAAACCCCGTTCATGCGGGACCACCTGAAGGTGGTTTGGGCGACGTTCGCCGCCTGGATCGTGATCGTCTTCGGCCCGGTGACGGTCGCGGCGATCGCGCCTCAGGCCGCCGACGCCCACCGGATCGCGGGCACCCCGACGCTGTTCATGGTGACGGCCATCGGGATCCCGCTTGGCGCGCTGTTGCTCTCGGTGTTCTACGCCTGGCGACGCGACAAGCTCGACGAGAAATATGACGTCCAACACGGCCAGCCCGAGCCCGAATCCACCGAAGAGGCCACGGCGGCCGACGGCGGTGAGGGAGCCGAGGGCTCCGGATCCTCGTCGGAGCCGCGATCCGACGGCGGTGAGACGCGATGA
- a CDS encoding tRNA (cytidine(56)-2'-O)-methyltransferase, which produces MHDTPEVAVCRLGHRPGRDERMTTHVGLTARALGADRAILPDNAGQSKETVEDITTRFGGPFAVELSSSQKALVRGWEGSVVHLTMYGERVQDVESEIRAAHGESGEPLLVVVGGEKVPFGIYEHADWNVGVTNQPHSEVAGLAVFLDRLFEGRELEREWEDADQRVIPQETGKKVESTDSG; this is translated from the coding sequence ATGCACGACACACCGGAGGTCGCCGTCTGCCGGCTGGGCCACCGGCCGGGCCGCGACGAGCGGATGACGACCCACGTCGGGCTCACGGCCCGCGCGCTCGGCGCCGACCGGGCGATCCTCCCCGACAACGCCGGCCAGTCGAAGGAGACCGTCGAGGACATCACGACCCGCTTCGGCGGCCCCTTCGCGGTCGAGCTCTCGAGCTCGCAGAAGGCGCTCGTTCGGGGGTGGGAGGGGAGCGTGGTTCACCTGACGATGTACGGCGAGCGGGTCCAGGACGTCGAGAGCGAGATCCGCGCGGCCCATGGCGAGTCCGGTGAGCCCCTCCTCGTCGTCGTCGGCGGCGAGAAGGTCCCGTTCGGGATCTACGAACACGCCGACTGGAACGTCGGCGTCACCAACCAGCCCCACTCGGAGGTGGCGGGTCTCGCGGTGTTCCTCGACCGGCTGTTCGAGGGCCGAGAGCTGGAGCGGGAGTGGGAGGACGCCGACCAGCGGGTGATCCCACAGGAGACGGGGAAGAAGGTCGAGTCTACCGACTCGGGGTGA
- the acs gene encoding acetate--CoA ligase, protein MAGDNEDEDVQLEARLAEQDSFEPSEEFVEQANVSDPGIYEEFEENWPDCWEGAADLLDWDEEYTEVLDDEDAPFYEWFGDGELNAAYNCIDRHIEEGRGDEVAIDWVGEPTDETRTYTYDELYEEVNQTAAAFRELGVEEDDVVTMYLPMIPELPIAMLACARIGAPHSVVFAGFSADALATRMKSADSEFLITCDGYYRRGDALDHLEKANEGLDDVDHDTTTVVVDRLGEEGFGHDLGEDQLDYADLIADHEGAEVEPVTRNAEDMLFLMYTSGTTGEPKGVKHTTGGYLAYTAWTTHAVLDVKPEDTYWCSADIGWITGHSYIVYGPLALGTTSVMYEGTPDYPEKDRLWEIVEDYDVTQLYTAPTAIRAFMKWGEEYPNEHDLSSLRLLGTVGEPINPRAWKWYYKHIGDEECPVVDTWWQTENGGHMVTTLPGIGTMKPGSAGPPLPGISANVVDTNGEEVEAGRAGYLTIDRPWPGMLRTLYKNDDRFIDEYWREYSDPDSDEWVYFPEDGAKIDEDGYITVLGRVDDVLNVSGHRLGTMEIESAIVGVEGVAEAAVVGGDHEMKGEAVYAYVITEDGHEGDEDLRKGIVAGVEDAIGPIARPEQVVFTDELPKTRSGKIMRRLLEDIANEEELGDTSTLRNPDVVSEIQQRVQND, encoded by the coding sequence ATGGCTGGTGACAACGAGGACGAGGACGTTCAACTCGAGGCACGGCTGGCCGAACAGGACTCCTTCGAGCCGTCGGAGGAGTTCGTCGAGCAGGCGAACGTCTCGGATCCGGGGATCTACGAGGAGTTCGAGGAGAACTGGCCCGACTGCTGGGAGGGGGCCGCGGATCTGCTGGACTGGGACGAGGAGTACACGGAGGTGCTCGACGACGAGGACGCACCGTTCTACGAGTGGTTCGGCGACGGCGAGCTCAACGCCGCCTACAACTGCATCGACCGCCACATCGAGGAGGGCCGCGGCGACGAGGTCGCCATCGACTGGGTGGGCGAACCGACCGACGAGACGCGCACCTACACCTACGACGAGCTCTACGAGGAGGTGAACCAGACGGCGGCGGCGTTCCGGGAGCTGGGCGTCGAGGAGGACGACGTCGTGACGATGTACCTCCCGATGATCCCCGAACTCCCGATCGCGATGCTCGCGTGTGCCCGGATCGGCGCACCGCACTCGGTGGTGTTCGCGGGCTTCTCCGCGGACGCGCTCGCGACCCGGATGAAGTCTGCGGACTCGGAGTTCCTGATCACCTGCGACGGCTACTACCGCCGCGGGGACGCGCTCGACCACCTCGAGAAGGCGAACGAGGGGCTCGATGACGTCGACCACGACACCACGACGGTGGTCGTCGACCGCCTCGGCGAGGAGGGCTTCGGCCACGACCTGGGCGAGGACCAGCTCGACTACGCCGACCTGATCGCCGACCACGAGGGCGCGGAGGTCGAACCGGTGACCCGGAACGCCGAGGACATGCTGTTCCTGATGTACACCTCGGGCACCACCGGCGAGCCCAAGGGGGTGAAACACACCACCGGCGGCTATCTCGCCTACACGGCGTGGACGACCCACGCGGTGCTGGACGTCAAGCCCGAGGACACCTACTGGTGTTCGGCCGACATCGGCTGGATCACCGGCCACTCCTACATCGTCTACGGGCCGCTCGCGCTCGGTACCACCAGCGTGATGTACGAGGGGACGCCCGACTACCCCGAGAAGGACCGCCTCTGGGAGATCGTCGAGGACTACGACGTCACCCAGCTCTACACGGCGCCGACGGCGATCCGCGCGTTCATGAAGTGGGGCGAGGAGTACCCCAACGAACACGACCTCTCGAGCCTGCGGCTGCTCGGCACCGTCGGCGAGCCCATCAACCCCCGCGCCTGGAAGTGGTACTACAAGCACATCGGCGACGAGGAGTGCCCGGTCGTGGACACCTGGTGGCAGACCGAGAACGGAGGTCACATGGTCACGACGCTACCGGGCATCGGCACCATGAAACCCGGCTCGGCCGGTCCGCCCCTGCCGGGCATCAGCGCGAACGTCGTCGACACTAACGGCGAGGAGGTCGAGGCCGGCCGGGCCGGCTATCTCACCATCGACCGGCCCTGGCCCGGGATGTTGCGGACGCTCTATAAGAACGACGACCGGTTCATCGACGAGTACTGGCGGGAGTACTCGGATCCCGATTCGGACGAGTGGGTGTACTTCCCCGAGGACGGCGCGAAGATCGACGAGGACGGCTACATCACCGTGTTGGGCCGTGTCGATGACGTGCTCAACGTCTCCGGTCACCGGCTGGGAACGATGGAGATCGAGTCGGCGATCGTCGGCGTCGAGGGCGTCGCCGAGGCCGCCGTCGTCGGCGGCGACCACGAGATGAAGGGCGAGGCGGTCTACGCCTACGTGATCACCGAGGACGGCCACGAGGGCGACGAGGACCTCCGTAAGGGAATCGTCGCGGGCGTCGAGGACGCCATCGGGCCGATCGCCCGTCCCGAGCAGGTGGTCTTCACCGACGAGCTGCCCAAGACCCGCTCGGGCAAGATCATGCGCCGGCTGCTCGAGGACATCGCCAACGAGGAGGAGCTCGGCGACACGTCGACGCTGCGCAACCCCGACGTCGTCAGCGAGATCCAACAGCGAGTGCAGAACGACTGA